In Desulfovibrio sp. 86, the following proteins share a genomic window:
- a CDS encoding efflux RND transporter permease subunit, giving the protein MNRPPEAGTGGKPDTPRVRRKAEPGHRLGPLVLPLNISAPFIRRPVATALLTIAITLAGIVAFGLLPVAPLPDTDFPVVMVRANLPGAGAETMAATVATPLERALGRIAGVTEMTSSSSLGATQVILQFDLNRNIDGAARDVQSAINAARSTLPTMPSNPSYRKVNPAGAPIMILSITSDVLTRSQLYDAASSVLAQKISQLAGVGEVIVGGGALPAVRVEVIPDALNRLGLSMADVRKALAAANAYLPKGQIENETNYWLVSANDQLDKAEDYKPLIVGRSNGRVIRLADVAEVVDSAQDVRAMAVSNGKPAVLLIVFRSPGANIIETVDRVKEMLPQLRSWLPESADLDLRMDRSLTIRASLHEVEKSLVLAMALVVLVTFLFLRNGRATSIPAVAAPVSLIATFGVMYLCGYSLDNLSLMALTVSTGFVVDDAIVVLENIVRRLELGESPLRAALRGAREVGFTVVSISLSLVAVFAPILFMGGVVGRLFREFSVVLTTAVLVSMVVSLTTTPMMCAMLLRPMNQSAHDARAAAQAQRLSAGGLCGLVRRFFARLGDAWGRVLSGMQSGYAKSLPVVLRHTRLTMFVLLLVVAANVWMYITVPKGFFPEQDTGVIMGGIRADQSASFQAMQVKLAKLVEVIRADPAVQQVSAHISGGRGGGVFIALKPLSERKVSAQAVIGRLRGKLSGEPGLQIFLQPAQDIMMGGRGSRSQYQYTLQADNLDDLRTWGRRMQRELASLPIFKDVDSDIEERGLQTTVTVNRDALARHGLTMKDVDSALGTAFGQSQVSTIYRDKNQYRVVLEYGPDWLQSEDALEKVYLPGKEGLVPLLSVAHVVPSFAPLSVSHQGQFAAVTLSFNLAPGSALSQAQTAIDEARVKIGMPSTIVGSFQGTAKMFTDTAGNQVILILAALAALYIVLGMLYESLIHPLTILSTLPSAGGGALLALMLFKMEFSVIALIGVLLLCGIVKKNAIMMIDFALEASRSRNLPPDKAIYEACQLRFRPIMMTTAAAILGAVPLVLGQGDGAEIRQPLGVTIVGGLLVSQILTLYTTPVVYLCLDRARLRTRRWWWRVRYGEAVATRLQVLSKKA; this is encoded by the coding sequence ATGAACCGCCCCCCGGAAGCCGGAACAGGCGGCAAGCCGGATACCCCCCGTGTGCGCAGAAAAGCGGAGCCCGGCCATCGCCTCGGCCCACTGGTGCTGCCCCTGAATATTTCCGCGCCCTTTATCCGGCGGCCCGTGGCGACGGCTCTTCTGACCATAGCCATAACCCTGGCGGGCATTGTGGCCTTTGGGCTTTTGCCCGTGGCCCCGCTGCCGGACACGGATTTTCCCGTGGTTATGGTGCGGGCGAACTTGCCCGGCGCAGGGGCGGAAACCATGGCCGCCACGGTGGCCACGCCGCTGGAACGTGCTTTGGGGCGCATAGCCGGCGTTACGGAAATGACCTCAAGCAGCAGTCTTGGCGCCACCCAGGTCATTTTGCAGTTTGACCTCAACCGCAATATCGACGGCGCGGCCCGCGACGTGCAGTCGGCCATCAATGCGGCGCGTTCCACTCTGCCGACCATGCCGTCCAATCCCTCTTACCGCAAGGTGAACCCGGCTGGCGCGCCCATCATGATATTGTCCATCACCTCGGACGTGCTGACCCGCTCGCAACTGTACGATGCGGCCTCCTCGGTGCTGGCGCAAAAAATATCCCAGCTTGCAGGCGTGGGGGAAGTCATTGTGGGCGGCGGGGCGCTGCCTGCGGTACGCGTGGAGGTCATACCCGACGCCCTCAACAGGTTGGGCCTGAGCATGGCGGATGTGCGCAAGGCCCTTGCCGCAGCCAATGCCTATCTGCCCAAGGGACAAATTGAAAACGAGACCAACTACTGGCTGGTGAGCGCCAACGACCAGTTGGACAAGGCGGAAGACTACAAGCCCCTTATCGTGGGCCGCAGCAACGGCAGGGTCATACGCCTCGCTGACGTGGCCGAGGTGGTGGACAGCGCGCAGGATGTGCGCGCCATGGCTGTGTCCAACGGCAAGCCCGCCGTGCTGCTCATTGTTTTTCGTTCGCCCGGAGCCAATATCATCGAGACTGTGGACAGGGTGAAAGAAATGCTGCCCCAGTTGCGCTCCTGGCTGCCGGAAAGCGCTGATCTTGATCTGCGCATGGATCGCTCGCTGACTATCCGCGCCTCGCTGCATGAAGTGGAAAAAAGCCTGGTGCTGGCCATGGCCCTTGTGGTGCTGGTGACGTTTCTTTTTCTGCGCAACGGTCGCGCCACAAGCATTCCGGCGGTGGCCGCGCCTGTGTCGCTCATTGCCACCTTTGGGGTCATGTACCTCTGCGGCTACAGCCTGGACAACCTCTCGCTCATGGCGCTCACCGTCTCCACGGGTTTTGTGGTGGACGACGCCATTGTGGTGCTTGAAAACATCGTCCGCCGTCTGGAACTGGGCGAAAGCCCCCTGCGGGCCGCCCTGCGCGGTGCGAGGGAAGTGGGCTTTACCGTTGTGTCCATTTCACTTTCCCTGGTGGCGGTGTTCGCGCCCATTCTTTTCATGGGTGGCGTGGTGGGGCGGCTGTTCCGCGAATTTTCCGTGGTGCTGACCACGGCGGTGCTTGTTTCAATGGTGGTTTCACTCACCACCACGCCCATGATGTGCGCCATGCTTTTGCGGCCCATGAACCAGAGCGCGCACGACGCCAGGGCCGCTGCCCAGGCGCAGCGGTTGAGCGCTGGCGGCCTTTGCGGCCTTGTACGCAGATTTTTCGCAAGGCTGGGTGACGCGTGGGGCCGGGTGCTTTCGGGCATGCAGTCGGGCTACGCCAAAAGCCTGCCTGTGGTGCTGCGACATACGCGCCTGACCATGTTTGTGCTGCTGCTTGTGGTGGCGGCCAATGTGTGGATGTATATCACCGTGCCCAAGGGCTTTTTTCCCGAGCAGGACACGGGCGTCATCATGGGCGGCATCCGCGCTGACCAGAGCGCGTCCTTTCAGGCCATGCAGGTCAAGCTGGCCAAACTTGTGGAAGTCATACGCGCAGACCCGGCGGTGCAGCAGGTTTCTGCCCATATTTCCGGTGGGCGTGGCGGCGGCGTCTTTATCGCCCTCAAGCCCCTGTCCGAACGCAAGGTGAGCGCGCAGGCCGTCATAGGCAGGCTGCGCGGCAAGCTTTCCGGCGAACCCGGCTTGCAGATATTTCTGCAACCAGCGCAGGACATCATGATGGGCGGGCGCGGCTCGCGTTCGCAGTACCAGTACACCCTTCAGGCCGATAATCTGGACGATCTGCGCACCTGGGGCCGACGCATGCAGCGGGAGCTTGCGTCATTGCCCATATTCAAGGATGTGGACAGCGATATTGAAGAGCGTGGCCTGCAAACGACGGTCACGGTCAACCGCGACGCCCTGGCGCGGCACGGGCTGACCATGAAGGACGTGGACTCGGCCCTGGGCACGGCCTTTGGGCAAAGCCAGGTCTCCACCATTTATCGCGACAAGAACCAGTACCGCGTGGTGCTGGAATACGGGCCGGACTGGCTGCAAAGCGAAGATGCCCTTGAAAAGGTCTATCTGCCGGGCAAAGAGGGGCTGGTTCCCCTGCTGAGCGTCGCCCATGTGGTTCCGTCCTTTGCGCCGCTCTCCGTCTCGCATCAGGGACAGTTCGCCGCCGTGACCCTTTCCTTCAACCTTGCGCCGGGTTCGGCGCTTTCACAGGCGCAGACGGCCATTGATGAAGCGCGGGTCAAGATTGGCATGCCCTCCACCATTGTGGGCAGCTTTCAGGGCACCGCCAAGATGTTCACCGATACTGCGGGCAATCAGGTCATCCTTATACTGGCGGCCCTGGCCGCGCTGTATATTGTTCTGGGCATGCTGTACGAAAGCCTCATCCATCCTTTGACCATTCTGTCCACGCTGCCTTCAGCCGGGGGCGGGGCCTTGCTGGCGCTCATGCTCTTCAAGATGGAGTTCAGCGTCATCGCCCTTATCGGCGTGCTGCTGCTGTGCGGCATCGTCAAAAAGAACGCCATCATGATGATCGACTTTGCCCTTGAGGCTTCGCGCAGCCGTAATCTGCCCCCGGATAAAGCCATTTATGAGGCATGTCAGCTACGGTTTCGGCCCATCATGATGACCACGGCAGCCGCTATCCTTGGCGCGGTGCCTCTGGTATTGGGCCAGGGCGACGGGGCCGAGATTCGCCAGCCCCTCGGCGTGACCATTGTGGGCGGTCTTCTGGTGAGCCAGATTCTGACGCTCTATACCACGCCCGTGGTGTACCTGTGCCTTGACCGCGCCCGCTTGCGCACGCGCCGCTGGTGGTGGCGCGTACGCTACGGCGAGGCCGTGGCGACCAGATTGCAGGTTTTAAGCAAGAAAGCGTAG
- a CDS encoding MdtB/MuxB family multidrug efflux RND transporter permease subunit, giving the protein MNLSRIFILRPIATSLLMVALLLSGLLGYRYLPVAALPQIDYPTIQVQTLYPGASPDVIASVVTAPLERQFGTMPGLVQMSSLSSAGASVVTLQFDLSMALDVAEQEVQAAINAAGNLLPSDLPTPPIYNKVNPADPPVITLAVTSDAMPLTRLEDLVDTRMAQKISQLPGVGLVTLSGGQRPAVRVQMNPRALANAGLTLADVRTAIAKTNVNDAKGSFDGQERASTIDANDQLASAEEYANAIIGYKDGAPLRLKDVADVVEGAENARLAAYVAGDAMSFRPAIVLSVQRQPGANVIGVANSVTKLLPVLQQTLPGNVEVRVVTDRTTTIRATVHDVQLELLLSVALVIWVIWLFLRNAQATIIPALAVPLSLVGSLGVMHLAGYSLNNLTLMALVIATGFVVDDAIVVIENISRYLEQGMRAREAALTGAGQIGFTIISLTISLVAVLIPLLFMGDVVGRLFREFAVTLAVTILISAAISLTLTPMLCAVMLRPERHVSQKSEGRFFTRLLQWYEGRLDWVLAHQKFTLTVAVGTLVLTVLLYMLVPKGFFPVQDTGVIQGVAEAPQDTSFKAMATRQRELAQVILEDPAVESVVFFVGVDGINQTMATSRLSIELRPLDDRDARAPAIARRIMQKAAALPGMTLYLQPVQDLTIEDRVSRSQYQLTVEALDKAQLDSWVRRMVDALRQQPQLELVTSDYQSPGRMAWLNINRDAAGRLGISMSDIDNALYDALGQRLVSTIFTQTNQYKVVLEVAPRFRQGPQDIENIYVKGGDGKPVPLTSIATVEELPTQLSIARQGQFPVATISFNVAQNSSLGAAVKAVNATFKSLQLPDSLRIRFQGASQAFVSSTDNQVWLILAAIVTMYIVLGVLYESYIHPVTILSTLPSAGVGALLALMVGGMELGVVGIIGIILLIGIVKKNAIMMIDFALDAERNEGKAPIAAIRQACLLRLRPILMTTMAALLGALPLMVGWGMGAELRRPLGVTMVGGLIVSQMLTLFTTPVIYLWFDRLSRRVRGRGEADPAAASASEAGGMNAPARPQEDRS; this is encoded by the coding sequence ATGAATCTTTCGCGTATTTTCATTCTCCGGCCCATAGCCACATCCCTGCTCATGGTGGCCCTGCTGCTGTCTGGTCTTCTGGGCTACCGTTACCTGCCGGTGGCGGCGCTGCCGCAGATAGACTATCCCACCATCCAGGTGCAGACGCTGTACCCCGGCGCTTCGCCCGACGTCATAGCCTCTGTGGTGACGGCCCCGCTGGAGCGCCAGTTCGGCACCATGCCGGGCCTTGTGCAGATGAGTTCGCTCTCGTCCGCCGGGGCTTCGGTCGTGACCCTGCAATTCGACCTTTCAATGGCTCTGGACGTGGCGGAGCAGGAGGTGCAGGCCGCCATCAACGCGGCGGGCAACCTGCTGCCTTCCGACCTGCCCACGCCGCCCATATACAACAAGGTCAACCCGGCGGACCCGCCCGTCATCACCCTCGCCGTCACCAGCGACGCCATGCCCCTGACCCGGCTGGAAGATCTGGTGGATACGCGCATGGCCCAGAAGATTTCGCAGTTGCCGGGCGTGGGGCTGGTAACGCTTTCGGGCGGGCAGCGCCCCGCCGTGCGCGTGCAGATGAACCCCAGGGCGCTGGCCAACGCTGGCCTTACGCTCGCTGACGTGCGCACGGCCATAGCCAAAACCAACGTCAATGACGCCAAGGGCAGCTTTGACGGGCAGGAGCGCGCCAGCACCATCGACGCCAACGACCAGCTCGCCTCGGCGGAGGAATATGCCAATGCCATCATAGGTTACAAGGACGGCGCTCCTCTGCGCCTCAAGGATGTGGCCGATGTGGTGGAAGGGGCCGAGAACGCGCGTCTGGCGGCCTACGTCGCCGGTGACGCCATGAGCTTTCGTCCGGCCATCGTGCTTTCGGTGCAGCGGCAGCCGGGGGCCAACGTCATCGGCGTGGCCAACAGCGTGACGAAGCTTTTGCCCGTATTGCAGCAGACCCTGCCGGGCAATGTGGAAGTGCGCGTTGTAACGGACCGCACCACCACCATCCGCGCCACGGTGCACGACGTGCAGCTTGAACTGTTGCTGTCCGTGGCCCTGGTTATCTGGGTCATCTGGCTTTTTTTGCGCAACGCGCAGGCCACCATCATCCCCGCGCTGGCCGTGCCCCTCTCTCTGGTGGGGTCGCTGGGCGTCATGCACCTTGCGGGCTATTCGCTCAACAACCTCACGCTCATGGCCCTTGTCATCGCCACAGGCTTTGTGGTGGACGACGCCATTGTGGTCATTGAAAACATTTCCCGCTATCTGGAGCAGGGCATGCGCGCCCGGGAGGCCGCGCTCACGGGCGCGGGGCAGATAGGCTTTACCATCATATCCCTGACCATTTCGCTGGTGGCCGTGCTTATTCCCCTGCTCTTCATGGGCGACGTGGTGGGCAGGCTGTTTCGCGAATTCGCCGTCACGCTGGCCGTGACCATTCTTATTTCCGCAGCCATATCACTGACGCTCACGCCCATGCTCTGCGCCGTCATGCTGCGGCCCGAGCGTCACGTGAGCCAGAAAAGCGAAGGCCGTTTTTTCACGCGCCTGCTCCAGTGGTACGAGGGCAGGCTGGACTGGGTGCTGGCCCATCAAAAGTTCACCCTGACCGTGGCCGTGGGCACTCTGGTGCTGACCGTGCTGCTGTACATGTTGGTGCCCAAGGGATTTTTTCCCGTGCAGGACACAGGCGTCATACAGGGTGTGGCCGAAGCCCCGCAGGACACGTCCTTCAAGGCCATGGCCACACGACAGCGTGAGCTTGCCCAGGTCATTCTTGAAGACCCGGCTGTGGAAAGCGTGGTGTTTTTTGTGGGGGTGGACGGCATCAACCAGACCATGGCCACGTCGCGCCTGAGCATAGAACTGCGCCCGCTGGACGACCGTGACGCCCGCGCGCCCGCCATAGCCCGGCGCATCATGCAAAAGGCCGCCGCCTTGCCCGGCATGACGCTGTATCTGCAACCCGTGCAGGATTTGACCATTGAGGACCGCGTGTCCCGCAGCCAGTACCAGCTCACGGTGGAAGCTCTGGACAAGGCGCAGCTTGACTCCTGGGTGCGCCGCATGGTGGACGCCCTGCGTCAGCAGCCCCAGCTTGAACTTGTGACCAGCGACTACCAGAGCCCAGGCCGCATGGCCTGGCTCAATATCAACCGTGACGCGGCCGGAAGGCTCGGCATCAGCATGTCTGATATCGACAACGCCCTGTACGACGCCCTGGGCCAGCGCCTCGTTTCCACCATCTTTACCCAGACCAACCAGTACAAGGTCGTGCTTGAGGTGGCCCCGCGCTTCCGTCAGGGGCCGCAGGACATTGAAAATATCTACGTCAAGGGCGGCGACGGCAAGCCCGTGCCCCTCACCAGCATCGCCACTGTGGAGGAACTCCCCACCCAGCTTTCCATCGCGCGTCAGGGGCAGTTTCCCGTGGCGACCATATCCTTCAACGTGGCCCAGAACTCTTCACTGGGCGCGGCTGTAAAGGCTGTCAACGCCACCTTTAAGAGCCTGCAACTGCCGGATTCGTTGCGCATACGCTTTCAGGGGGCCAGTCAGGCCTTTGTGTCGTCCACCGACAATCAGGTGTGGCTTATTCTGGCGGCCATCGTGACCATGTATATTGTGCTGGGCGTACTGTACGAAAGTTACATCCACCCCGTGACCATTCTTTCCACACTGCCTTCCGCCGGGGTAGGGGCTTTGCTGGCCCTCATGGTGGGGGGTATGGAACTTGGCGTGGTGGGCATTATCGGCATCATTCTGCTCATAGGCATTGTCAAAAAGAACGCCATCATGATGATAGACTTCGCCCTCGACGCCGAACGCAATGAGGGCAAAGCGCCGATAGCCGCCATACGGCAGGCCTGCCTGCTGCGCCTGCGCCCCATCCTCATGACGACCATGGCGGCCCTTTTGGGCGCGCTGCCCCTCATGGTGGGCTGGGGCATGGGCGCCGAACTGCGGCGTCCCCTGGGCGTGACCATGGTGGGCGGCCTTATTGTCAGCCAGATGCTGACGCTTTTTACCACGCCTGTCATCTATCTGTGGTTCGACCGCCTGAGCCGCCGCGTGCGCGGCAGGGGCGAAGCTGACCCGGCTGCGGCATCCGCAAGTGAAGCCGGGGGCATGAACGCGCCTGCGCGGCCCCAGGAGGACAGGTCATGA
- the murJ gene encoding murein biosynthesis integral membrane protein MurJ, which yields MGLLSAKQRMGAAALILAASTIVSRLMGLVRDKVISWQFGAGGEADMYFAAFVVPDIINYMLAGGFMSITIIPLLSRRFQEDEDDAWKFFSCVFCWMGTASLALTLAGMLAAEPLARLIAPGFTPEQWLRLAFFMRIVLPAQIFFLCGACITALLFMRRQFRVPALAPIIYNGGIILGGLTLPWLAGLPLVQNALPASILKHLEGMTGYCVGVTFGAAIGTFILPLMVALQDGMRLRAVWRHPLMGKFLVTALPLMLGQTIMMLDEQFLRVFGSLVGDGAVSLLNYARRITQVPVGLMGQAAAVASYPFLVKLLTDGDREGFDRTLRTALRASLGLIIPCALAMTACAGPILGVIFQGGRFGPAETLAATPLTQIMLAATPFWIIYMVLVRAYYAHGDTITPAVTGTIMTVVCLPIYYYWAVPHGAWAIAALSGLSVSLYVLWLMALWARRQGQGAFAGLCGLALRATGCSLPGTAAAWWLSAYTLSRAADLGLHALWAALLALALGGCAFLLLFLPLCLWLAPSIMEPVLRKLRRT from the coding sequence ATGGGCCTTCTGTCCGCCAAACAGCGCATGGGTGCGGCGGCCCTTATTCTGGCCGCCAGCACCATTGTTTCGCGCCTCATGGGCCTTGTGCGCGACAAGGTCATCTCGTGGCAGTTCGGGGCCGGGGGCGAGGCGGATATGTACTTTGCCGCCTTTGTGGTGCCGGACATCATCAATTACATGCTGGCTGGCGGCTTTATGTCCATCACCATCATCCCCCTGCTGTCGCGCCGCTTTCAGGAGGATGAGGACGACGCCTGGAAGTTTTTTTCCTGCGTGTTCTGCTGGATGGGCACAGCCTCCCTGGCCCTTACCCTGGCGGGCATGCTGGCCGCCGAACCGCTGGCCCGCCTGATAGCCCCCGGCTTTACGCCGGAGCAGTGGCTGCGGCTGGCCTTTTTCATGCGCATTGTGCTGCCCGCGCAGATTTTCTTTCTCTGCGGGGCCTGCATAACCGCCCTGCTTTTTATGCGGCGGCAGTTCCGCGTGCCCGCGCTGGCACCCATCATCTATAACGGCGGCATCATCCTTGGCGGCCTGACCCTGCCCTGGCTGGCCGGGCTGCCCCTGGTGCAGAACGCGCTGCCCGCCTCCATACTCAAACACCTTGAAGGCATGACGGGCTACTGCGTCGGCGTGACCTTCGGGGCCGCCATCGGCACCTTCATTCTGCCCCTCATGGTTGCCCTGCAGGACGGCATGCGCCTGCGGGCCGTGTGGCGGCATCCCCTCATGGGCAAATTTCTTGTCACCGCCCTGCCCCTCATGCTGGGGCAGACCATCATGATGCTGGACGAGCAGTTCTTGCGCGTTTTCGGGTCACTGGTGGGCGACGGAGCCGTAAGCCTGCTCAACTACGCGCGGCGCATCACGCAGGTGCCTGTGGGCCTTATGGGGCAGGCCGCCGCCGTGGCGTCGTATCCCTTTCTGGTCAAGCTGCTCACCGATGGCGACAGGGAGGGCTTTGACCGCACCCTGCGCACGGCATTGCGGGCCAGTCTGGGGCTTATCATCCCCTGCGCTCTGGCCATGACGGCCTGCGCCGGGCCTATTTTGGGCGTCATTTTTCAGGGCGGCCGCTTTGGCCCCGCCGAAACCCTTGCCGCCACCCCGCTCACGCAAATCATGCTGGCCGCCACGCCGTTCTGGATCATCTACATGGTGCTGGTACGGGCCTATTACGCTCACGGCGACACCATAACCCCGGCTGTCACCGGCACAATCATGACAGTGGTTTGCCTGCCCATTTACTATTACTGGGCTGTGCCGCACGGGGCATGGGCTATTGCCGCCCTTTCCGGCCTGAGCGTGAGCCTTTACGTGCTGTGGCTCATGGCGCTGTGGGCCAGGCGGCAGGGACAGGGCGCTTTTGCCGGCCTGTGCGGTCTTGCGTTACGCGCCACAGGCTGCTCCCTGCCCGGCACTGCTGCCGCGTGGTGGCTGAGCGCCTATACCCTCAGCCGCGCGGCTGATCTTGGCCTGCATGCCCTGTGGGCCGCCCTGCTGGCTCTTGCCCTGGGCGGCTGCGCCTTTTTGCTGCTTTTTTTGCCTTTATGCCTGTGGCTGGCCCCGTCCATTATGGAACCGGTATTGCGAAAATTACGGCGAACATAA
- a CDS encoding MdtA/MuxA family multidrug efflux RND transporter periplasmic adaptor subunit has product MSGSQIRPVRGIFSGRRKLVAVVLVLLAVVAGWKLLGRGGGRPGMNMDAPPVRVATSLAQNVPHFLNGLGTVLPSGDVLVTSRVDGQLQHLHFAEGQRVKAGDLLAEIDPRPFQASLDQALGNLAKDRAQLENARNDLARYAKLAQGNYIAAQQYETQRALVRQFEGVVRADQAAVDSARLQLEYSRVTAPISGRLGLRNVDEGNMIKASDANGLVRITEISPCDVIFTLPESQVPLVVQALRHSESLPGSPPLLVQAWDREQKRLLAVGQLLSLDNQIDSATGTVRLKASFANKDGALYPNQFVNARLLVRILPGAVTVPASAVQLGTRGAYVYVVRQNEKGPGEKGQDEAQICLVTPGVSSGGLTVIDKGLEPGERVVVDGLDRLRDGTAVRVAATVETPRAESVDGTVAADPGAAQNAGQNAGQDAGQGAAENTSPKASQTQGSAPTGSAAAPKSRQAP; this is encoded by the coding sequence ATGTCAGGTTCTCAGATCAGACCTGTTCGCGGTATATTTTCGGGCCGACGCAAGCTGGTGGCGGTGGTTCTGGTTCTGCTGGCTGTGGTGGCGGGCTGGAAGCTGCTGGGCAGGGGAGGCGGCCGCCCCGGCATGAACATGGACGCTCCGCCAGTGCGCGTGGCCACGTCCCTGGCCCAGAACGTGCCGCATTTTCTTAACGGTCTTGGCACGGTGCTGCCGTCTGGCGACGTGCTTGTGACCAGCCGGGTTGACGGCCAGTTGCAGCATCTGCACTTTGCCGAGGGCCAGCGCGTGAAAGCCGGTGACCTGCTGGCGGAGATAGACCCGCGCCCCTTCCAGGCCAGCCTGGATCAGGCCCTGGGCAATCTTGCCAAAGACAGGGCCCAGCTTGAAAACGCCCGCAACGACCTTGCCCGCTACGCCAAACTTGCCCAGGGCAACTACATAGCGGCGCAGCAGTATGAAACGCAGCGCGCTCTGGTGCGGCAATTTGAGGGCGTTGTGCGGGCTGATCAGGCCGCCGTGGATTCCGCCCGCCTGCAACTGGAATACAGTCGCGTTACCGCCCCCATCAGCGGGCGGCTCGGCCTGCGCAATGTGGATGAAGGCAACATGATCAAGGCTTCGGACGCCAACGGTCTTGTGCGCATCACTGAAATCAGCCCCTGTGACGTCATTTTCACCCTGCCGGAAAGCCAGGTGCCTCTGGTGGTGCAGGCCCTGCGCCACAGCGAGAGCCTGCCCGGCTCCCCGCCGCTGCTTGTTCAGGCCTGGGACAGGGAGCAGAAGCGCCTTCTGGCCGTGGGGCAGCTTCTTTCGCTGGACAACCAGATAGACAGCGCCACCGGCACGGTGCGCCTCAAGGCCAGCTTTGCCAACAAGGACGGCGCTCTCTACCCCAACCAGTTCGTCAACGCGCGTCTGCTTGTGCGCATCCTGCCGGGAGCCGTCACCGTACCCGCCTCCGCAGTGCAGTTGGGCACGCGCGGGGCCTACGTGTATGTGGTTCGCCAGAATGAAAAGGGGCCGGGTGAAAAGGGGCAGGATGAAGCGCAGATATGTCTGGTGACGCCCGGCGTCAGTTCCGGCGGCCTGACGGTCATCGACAAGGGGTTGGAACCTGGCGAGAGGGTGGTGGTGGACGGTCTGGACCGCCTGCGGGACGGCACTGCCGTGCGCGTGGCGGCCACAGTGGAAACGCCCAGGGCGGAGTCCGTGGACGGAACCGTCGCCGCAGACCCCGGCGCAGCCCAAAATGCTGGCCAAAACGCCGGCCAGGACGCAGGCCAAGGCGCTGCAGAAAACACTTCCCCAAAAGCCTCGCAGACGCAGGGGAGCGCGCCCACCGGCAGCGCGGCCGCGCCCAAATCCAGGCAGGCCCCGTAA